The following are from one region of the Myotis daubentonii chromosome 2, mMyoDau2.1, whole genome shotgun sequence genome:
- the LOC132227769 gene encoding S100P-binding protein-like encodes MMCPLVPSRGSLDEDVLDDSLLDLSEGEDDGHFSFTEEEIEKYLRDDDLSDEDEENSLDSLGPVAETPGLFKLPPSTSVDQRPTPTKPLNRPFALEKNLVKLTVVAPFNPTACDVVLNKDKTDTSKDIEKPSSLGEGMRENGLSPNQSKLCTNSEGIVPNNASWDGLSLPSPSSNNFQQTVPEKSMPDSKKPTPVITQILDHSETPHLGSSWRNGSHKSSCEMKFPVTSSSNKDILDKDSGKLKVPERIGKAIPVLQAKTRTNVSTFSQSDLERKKQTYVRSVFVHIKDSVDSNQGVLVELCSLMDRVHHMHNHPHPSDLTIRNYARFRQRPLERYSLTQWVNRNEQSHQQFQSL; translated from the coding sequence ATGATGTGCCCACTAGTGCCCTCTAGGGGTTCCTTGGATGAGGATGTATTGGATGACTCCTTGCTGGACCTGAGTGAAGGAGAAGATGATGGCCATTTCAGCTTCACGGAAGAAGAGATAGAGAAGTACTTGAGGGATGATGATCTATCAGATGAGGACGAGGAAAATTCATTGGACAGCCTTGGACCAGTAGCTGAGACTCCTGGCCTCTTCAAATTACCTCCGAGTACATCAGTTGATCAGAGACCAACCCCTACGAAACCATTAAACAGACCCTTTGCACTAGAAAAGAATCTTGTAAAATTAACAGTTGTTGCACCATTTAATCCAACAGCTTGTGATGTTGTGCTTAATAAGGACAAGACTGATACATCCAAAGATATTGAAAAACCCTCTTCCCTTGGAGAAGGGATGAGAGAAAATGGTCTTAGCCCAAATCAGAGCAAACTTTGCACTAATTCTGAAGGGATCGTCCCAAATAACGCTTCCTGGGATGGGCTCTCGCTCCCTTCTCCTTCAAGTAATAACTTTCAACAAACTGTCCCTGAAAAAAGTATGCCTGATAGTAAGAAACCTACACCTGTAATCACTCAGATCTTGGACCATTCAGAGACTCCTCATTTAGGGTCATCCTGGAGAAATGGATCACATAAGTCAAGTTGTGAAATGAAGTTTCCAGTTACCAGTTCATCAAACAAAGATATTCTTGACAAGGATTCTGGGAAGCTGAAAGTTCCTGAGAGAATAGGCAAAGCCATTCCTGTTCTGCAAGCCAAAACTAGGACTAATGTTTCGACGTTTTCACAATCAGATCTAGAACGGAAGAAGCAAACTTACGTCAGGAGTGTTTTTGTTCATATAAAAGACTCAGTGGATTCTAACCAAGGTGTCTTGGTGGAACTGTGTTCTTTGATGGATCGAGTTCATCATATGCATAACCATCCGCATCCTTCGGACCTCACCATTCGAAACTATGCCCGGTTCCGACAGAGACCTCTGGAAAGATACAGTCTGACTCAGTGGGTTAACAGGAACGAGCAAAGCCACCAGCAGTTCCAGAGTCTCTAA